A region from the Wansuia hejianensis genome encodes:
- a CDS encoding cation-translocating P-type ATPase: MKEYLSEVQEVMKQQETGNDGLSSQEAGRRLEKFGKNKLKEGKKESLIHKFLMELKDPMVLILIAAAVISGITSAYSGESFADVIIIMIVVIINAVLGVVQESKAEKAIAALQEIAAATSKVIRDGRQATLRSEELVPGDIIALEAGDSVPADARILESASMKIEEAALTGESVPANKISGRLELDGGKDVPLGDRKNMCYMGSTVVYGRGRAVITGTGMDTEMGKIADALANAKDGETPLQLKLNQLSKVLSVLVLVICAVIFAVDLIRSYPNISGEGMLDTFMVAVSLAVAAIPEGLAAVVTIVLSVGVTNMSKRNAVIRKLTAVETLGCTQVICSDKTGTLTQNKMTVVEHVSEDVRRLAMAMALCSDAEQGEDGEAAGEPTECALVNDAAKQGVPKRKLSADYPRIGEAPFDSMRKMMSTVHRTPEGKVLQFTKGAPDEVLKRCTRFWNGTGEEMMTEAVRQKILEDNKKLADQALRVLCGAQRFWEREPESNEAEVLEQDLCYIGLSGMIDPVRPEVVGAIQECREAGIRPIMITGDHRDTAVAIARQLGIIDSADQAITGSQLDDISDEELEQEIEKYSVYARVQPEHKVRIVNAWRKKGRITAMTGDGVNDAPSIKSADIGVGMGITGTDVTKNVADMVLADDNFATIVSAVEEGRRIYDNIRKAIQFLLASNLAEVMSVFIATMFGFVILKPVHLLWINLITDCFPALALGMEKSESDIMKRKPRDAKDGIFAGGMGFDVVFQGAVVTVMVLISYMVGHYVESGVWEITTSPDGMTMAFLTLSMIEIFHSFNMRSRRQSIFRMKHQNKWLWGAMLVSFLCTTLVIEVPFLAKAFQFEHISLMEYGIAIGLALAIIPIMEVVKLIQRHSGK, encoded by the coding sequence ATGAAGGAATATCTGTCTGAAGTGCAGGAAGTGATGAAACAGCAGGAGACAGGAAACGATGGCCTGAGTTCCCAGGAAGCCGGAAGGCGCCTGGAGAAATTCGGGAAGAACAAGCTGAAGGAAGGCAAGAAGGAAAGCCTGATTCATAAGTTTTTGATGGAACTGAAGGATCCCATGGTGCTGATCCTGATTGCTGCGGCTGTGATTTCCGGTATAACATCTGCGTACTCAGGGGAGTCGTTTGCCGATGTCATTATTATTATGATTGTAGTGATCATTAATGCCGTTCTGGGAGTGGTACAGGAGAGCAAGGCGGAAAAAGCCATTGCGGCCCTGCAGGAAATTGCAGCTGCCACTTCAAAGGTAATCAGAGACGGACGGCAGGCAACGCTCCGGAGTGAAGAGCTGGTTCCGGGAGATATCATCGCGCTGGAAGCAGGAGATTCGGTACCGGCAGACGCGAGAATCCTGGAAAGTGCCAGCATGAAGATCGAGGAGGCTGCGCTGACCGGGGAATCGGTTCCGGCCAACAAGATCAGCGGCAGGCTGGAGCTGGACGGAGGCAAGGACGTGCCTCTGGGCGACCGGAAGAACATGTGTTATATGGGAAGCACCGTAGTCTATGGAAGGGGCCGGGCAGTTATAACTGGTACGGGCATGGATACTGAGATGGGGAAGATTGCCGATGCCCTGGCGAATGCCAAGGATGGTGAAACCCCTCTGCAGCTGAAGCTGAATCAGCTCAGCAAGGTGCTCAGCGTTCTAGTGCTGGTGATTTGCGCGGTGATCTTTGCCGTTGACCTGATCCGTTCATATCCCAACATCAGTGGTGAGGGCATGCTGGATACTTTTATGGTAGCGGTATCGCTGGCGGTTGCGGCAATCCCGGAGGGGCTGGCCGCGGTTGTGACCATTGTGCTGTCCGTCGGCGTAACTAATATGTCGAAGCGGAATGCTGTCATCCGGAAGCTGACGGCAGTTGAGACGCTGGGTTGCACGCAGGTGATCTGTTCAGATAAGACAGGCACTCTGACCCAGAATAAGATGACAGTTGTGGAGCACGTTTCAGAGGATGTCAGGCGCCTGGCCATGGCTATGGCCCTCTGCTCTGACGCGGAACAGGGTGAAGACGGAGAGGCGGCCGGAGAGCCGACAGAATGCGCTCTTGTAAATGACGCCGCGAAACAGGGGGTGCCGAAAAGGAAACTATCTGCAGATTATCCAAGGATCGGTGAAGCTCCCTTTGATTCTATGAGGAAAATGATGTCCACGGTGCACAGGACTCCGGAAGGGAAGGTGCTGCAGTTCACGAAGGGCGCTCCGGACGAGGTGCTGAAACGCTGTACCAGGTTCTGGAACGGTACCGGTGAGGAGATGATGACGGAGGCGGTCCGTCAGAAGATCCTGGAGGACAACAAGAAGCTGGCTGACCAGGCGCTGCGTGTGCTCTGCGGCGCTCAGCGCTTCTGGGAGAGAGAGCCTGAGAGCAATGAGGCAGAGGTTCTGGAACAGGATCTGTGCTATATAGGGCTGTCGGGAATGATCGATCCGGTGCGTCCGGAGGTAGTTGGCGCCATTCAGGAATGCCGGGAGGCAGGCATCCGTCCGATCATGATTACCGGGGATCACAGGGATACGGCGGTGGCCATCGCCAGGCAGCTGGGCATCATCGACAGCGCCGATCAGGCCATAACAGGGTCACAGCTGGATGATATCAGTGATGAAGAGCTGGAGCAGGAAATCGAGAAATATTCGGTCTATGCAAGGGTACAGCCGGAGCATAAAGTACGCATTGTCAATGCCTGGAGGAAAAAAGGCAGAATTACGGCAATGACAGGCGACGGCGTGAATGACGCCCCGTCCATCAAGAGCGCCGATATCGGTGTGGGAATGGGTATTACAGGAACAGATGTGACGAAGAATGTGGCTGATATGGTGCTGGCTGACGATAACTTTGCGACCATTGTATCCGCTGTAGAAGAAGGAAGGCGGATTTACGACAATATCAGGAAGGCGATACAATTCCTGCTGGCCTCCAACCTTGCGGAGGTGATGTCCGTATTCATCGCCACCATGTTTGGGTTTGTGATTCTGAAGCCGGTTCATCTCCTGTGGATCAATCTGATCACCGATTGCTTCCCGGCCCTGGCGCTGGGGATGGAGAAGAGTGAGAGCGACATCATGAAGCGGAAGCCCAGAGACGCCAAAGACGGTATTTTCGCGGGAGGAATGGGTTTTGACGTGGTGTTCCAGGGGGCGGTTGTCACAGTTATGGTCCTGATCTCCTATATGGTGGGACATTATGTGGAATCAGGCGTCTGGGAGATTACCACGAGTCCGGACGGTATGACCATGGCATTCCTCACCCTGTCCATGATCGAGATTTTCCATTCCTTCAACATGCGTTCCAGAAGGCAGTCCATCTTCCGGATGAAGCATCAGAACAAGTGGCTTTGGGGCGCTATGCTGGTATCTTTCCTGTGTACGACTCTGGTAATAGAGGTGCCGTTCCTGGCGAAGGCGTTCCAGTTTGAGCATATATCACTTATGGAATATGGTATTGCCATAGGGCTGGCGCTTGCGATCATACCAATTATGGAAGTGGTGAAGCTGATACAGAGGCACTCTGGAAAATAG
- the cysS gene encoding cysteine--tRNA ligase, with translation MKLYNTLSKKKEEFVPIEEGKVRMYVCGPTVYNFIHIGNARPMIVFDTARRYMEYRGYEVNYVSNFTDVDDKIIAKALEEGVEAEEISSRYIEECKKDMAAMNVRPATTHPQATKEIQGMIEMIQTLVDKGYAYNVNGTVYFRTRKFAEYGKLSHKNLDDLRSGERSLLVTGEDQKEDPLDFVLWKPKKEGEPSWKAPWSDGRPGWHIECSEMSKKYLGEEIDIHAGGEDLIFPHHENEIAQSECCNGKIFARYWLHNAFLNIDNRKMSKSLGNFFTVREIGEKYDLQVLRFFMLSAHYRSPLNFSEQIMESSRNALERIVTAVDTLKRTEAAAREEGLAAGEQEKLDAMKVYREKFEEAMDDDLNTADAIAAVFELVKFANTEAGEGSSKAFAGAVKKEIKELCDVLGLIAEKKEETLDSEIEAMIAERQAARKARDFARADAIRDELLEKGIMLEDTREGVKWKRA, from the coding sequence ATGAAATTGTATAACACACTGAGCAAGAAAAAGGAAGAGTTTGTGCCGATTGAGGAAGGGAAAGTCCGCATGTATGTCTGCGGCCCGACGGTCTACAATTTCATCCATATCGGGAACGCCAGGCCGATGATTGTATTTGATACCGCCAGGCGCTATATGGAATATAGAGGATATGAGGTGAATTACGTATCCAATTTTACAGATGTGGATGATAAGATCATAGCCAAGGCGCTGGAAGAGGGCGTGGAGGCAGAAGAGATTTCCAGCCGGTATATTGAGGAGTGCAAAAAAGATATGGCGGCTATGAACGTGCGTCCTGCGACGACGCATCCTCAGGCGACGAAGGAGATCCAGGGGATGATCGAGATGATTCAGACGCTGGTGGATAAAGGCTACGCCTATAACGTGAACGGAACAGTTTATTTCCGCACGAGAAAATTTGCGGAATATGGGAAGCTTTCTCACAAGAATCTGGATGATCTGCGTTCCGGAGAGCGTTCTCTTCTGGTGACGGGAGAGGATCAGAAGGAAGACCCGCTGGATTTCGTGCTCTGGAAGCCGAAGAAGGAGGGAGAACCGTCCTGGAAAGCGCCCTGGAGCGACGGCCGTCCGGGATGGCACATTGAATGTTCTGAGATGTCAAAGAAATATCTGGGCGAAGAGATAGATATCCATGCCGGCGGAGAGGATCTGATCTTTCCCCACCATGAGAATGAGATTGCCCAGAGTGAGTGCTGCAATGGAAAAATATTCGCGCGGTATTGGCTGCATAACGCGTTTTTGAACATCGATAACCGGAAAATGAGTAAATCTCTGGGGAATTTCTTTACTGTTCGTGAGATCGGGGAGAAATATGATCTTCAGGTACTCAGATTTTTCATGCTTTCCGCCCATTACCGCAGTCCCTTAAATTTCAGCGAGCAGATCATGGAATCCTCCCGGAATGCGCTGGAACGGATTGTGACGGCAGTGGATACGCTGAAACGAACCGAGGCCGCCGCCAGGGAGGAAGGGCTGGCTGCAGGCGAGCAGGAGAAGCTGGATGCCATGAAGGTATACAGAGAGAAGTTCGAGGAGGCAATGGATGACGACCTGAACACCGCGGATGCCATCGCAGCCGTCTTTGAACTGGTGAAGTTTGCGAATACAGAAGCGGGTGAAGGAAGTTCAAAGGCCTTTGCCGGAGCAGTGAAGAAGGAGATCAAAGAACTCTGCGATGTCCTGGGGCTGATAGCCGAGAAGAAGGAGGAGACTCTGGACAGCGAAATTGAAGCCATGATCGCCGAGAGGCAGGCGGCCAGGAAGGCCAGAGATTTTGCGAGAGCAGATGCGATCCGGGACGAACTTCTGGAAAAGGGGATTATGCTGGAGGATACCCGGGAGGGAGTGAAATGGAAGAGAGCCTGA